The Streptomyces sp. NBC_00224 genome contains the following window.
AATGGAGGACAGCAGTGGGACGACTCTTCGGCACGGACGGTGTACGCGGTATGGCCAACGCCGATCTGACGGCTGAGCTCGCGCTCGGCCTGTCGGTCGCGGCGGCTCATGTACTCGCCGAGGCGGGTACCTTCGCGGGCCATCGGCCCACCGCGGTGGTCGGGCGCGACCCCCGCGCGTCCGGGGAGTTCCTGGAGGCCGCGGTCGTGGCGGGCCTCGCCAGCGCGGGCGTCGACGTGCTGCGCGTCGGCGTGCTGCCGACCCCGGCCGTGGCGTACCTCACGGGCGCGCTCGGCGCGGACCTCGGCGTGATGCTCTCCGCCAGCCACAACGCCATGCCCGACAACGGCATCAAGTTCTTCGCGCGCGGCGGCCACAAGCTCGCCGACGAGCTGGAGGACCGCATCGAGCGCGTCTACGAGCAGCACCGCACGGGCGAGCCGTGGGAGCGGCCGACCGGCTCCGGCGTGGGCCGCGTCCGCTCGTACGAGGAGGGCTTCGACAAGTACGTCGCCCACCTCATGGGTGTGCTGCCGAACCGCCTCGACGGCCTGAAGGTCGTCCTCGACGAGGCGCACGGCGCGGCCGCCCGGGTCTCGCCGGAGGCATTCACGCGCGCCGGTGCCGAGATCGTCACGATCGGCGCCGAGCCGGACGGGCTCAACATCAACGACGGCTGCGGCTCGACCCACCTCGACCTGCTGAAGGCCGCCGTCGTCGAGCACGGCGCCGACCTCGGCATCGCACACGACGGCGACGCGGACCGCTGCCTGGCCGTCGACGCGCAGGGCAACGAGGTCGACGGCGACCAGATCCTCGCCGTGCTCGCGCTGGCCATGCGCGAGGCGGGCACCCTGCGGGGTGACGCCGTCGTCGGCACGGTCATGTCCAACCTCGGCTTCAAGATCGCCATGGAGCGCGAGGGCCTCCAGCTGGTCCAGACGGGCGTCGGCGACCGGTACGTCCTGGAGTCGATGAAGGAGCACGGCTACGCGCTGGGCGGCGAGCAGTCCGGCCACGTGATCATCCTCGACCACGCGACCACCGGCGACGGCACGCTCACCGGTCTGATGCTGGCGGCCCGCCTCGCCGCCACCGGCCGCACCCTGGCCGACCTCGCGGGCGTCATGGAGCGCCTGCCGCAGGTCCTGGTCAACGTGCCGGACGTCGACAAGTCCCGGGTGTCCACCTCGGCCGAGCTGACCTCCGCGGTCACCGAGGCCGAGCGCGAGCTGGGCTCCACCGGCCGGGTGCTGCTGCGCCCGTCGGGCACCGAGCCGCTGGTGCGCGTGATGGTCGAGGCCGCCGACATCGACCAGGCGCGGTCGGTGGCGGGCCGCCTGGCGGACGTCGTGAAGTCGGCGCTGGGCTAGGCCGGTCGCGTACCTTCGTACGCCCAACGAGCGGGCCCGCCGGGGGAGTTCCCCGGCGGGCCCGTGCGTTTGTGGAGCGCTACAGCTTGCGCAGGGAAAGCTTCTGGACCTTGTGGTCGGCGCCCTTGCGGACGACGAGGGTGGCGCGGCCGCGGGTGGGGGCCACGTTCTCCAGCAGGTTGGGCCGGTTGATGGTCCGCCAGGCGGTGCGCGCGTAGTCGAGCGCCTCCTCCTCGGAGACCTGGGTGTACTTGCGGAAGTACGAGGACGGGTTCTGGAAGGCCGTCTCGCGCAGCTTGCGGAAACGGTTCAGGTACCAGGTCTCGATGTCCTCGGTCCGGGCGTCCACGTACACGCTGAAGTCGAAGTAGTCGGCGAGGCCGACCCGGGTGCGGCCGTCCTGGCCCGGCAGGGCGGGCTGGAGCACGTTGAGGCCCTCGACGATGAGGATGTCCGGGCGGCGCACGGTGAGCACCTCGTCGGGGACCCTGTCGTAGATCAGGTGCGAGTAGACGGGCGCGGTGACCTCGTCCTTGCCCGCCTTGATGTCGGCGACGAACCGTGTCAGCGCGCGGCGGTCGTACGACTCCGGGAAACCCTTGCGCGACATCAGGCCGCGCCGCTGGAGCTCGGCCATCGGGTAGAGGAACCCGTCGGTGGTGACGCGCTCCACGCGCGGGTGCTCGGGCCAGCGGGCCAGCATCGCCTGGAGGAGCCGGGCCACCGTGGACTTGCCGACGGCGACCGATCCGGCGACGCCTATGACGAACGGGGTGCCGCG
Protein-coding sequences here:
- the glmM gene encoding phosphoglucosamine mutase, which gives rise to MGRLFGTDGVRGMANADLTAELALGLSVAAAHVLAEAGTFAGHRPTAVVGRDPRASGEFLEAAVVAGLASAGVDVLRVGVLPTPAVAYLTGALGADLGVMLSASHNAMPDNGIKFFARGGHKLADELEDRIERVYEQHRTGEPWERPTGSGVGRVRSYEEGFDKYVAHLMGVLPNRLDGLKVVLDEAHGAAARVSPEAFTRAGAEIVTIGAEPDGLNINDGCGSTHLDLLKAAVVEHGADLGIAHDGDADRCLAVDAQGNEVDGDQILAVLALAMREAGTLRGDAVVGTVMSNLGFKIAMEREGLQLVQTGVGDRYVLESMKEHGYALGGEQSGHVIILDHATTGDGTLTGLMLAARLAATGRTLADLAGVMERLPQVLVNVPDVDKSRVSTSAELTSAVTEAERELGSTGRVLLRPSGTEPLVRVMVEAADIDQARSVAGRLADVVKSALG
- the coaA gene encoding type I pantothenate kinase; protein product: MITSPPRSAQRRADSTPYVDLTRSEWSALRDKTPLPLTAEEVERLRGLGDVIDLDEVRDIYLPLSQLLNLYVQATAELRGALNTFLGDAGKNGHGAQRGTPFVIGVAGSVAVGKSTVARLLQAMLARWPEHPRVERVTTDGFLYPMAELQRRGLMSRKGFPESYDRRALTRFVADIKAGKDEVTAPVYSHLIYDRVPDEVLTVRRPDILIVEGLNVLQPALPGQDGRTRVGLADYFDFSVYVDARTEDIETWYLNRFRKLRETAFQNPSSYFRKYTQVSEEEALDYARTAWRTINRPNLLENVAPTRGRATLVVRKGADHKVQKLSLRKL